From a single Vicia villosa cultivar HV-30 ecotype Madison, WI unplaced genomic scaffold, Vvil1.0 ctg.000696F_1_1, whole genome shotgun sequence genomic region:
- the LOC131630545 gene encoding uncharacterized protein LOC131630545, producing MSGGLIIMWNSRNLDVVCSFRGVGYLGVKVILMERLYYICNVYSPCSLSLKCNLWNSLLVLKDRFNDGEWLIGGDFNAVKNRGERKGRTAVGNHAEWDEVSSFINDIGLLDVSCKGKKFSWFSSDGRPKSRIDRFLVSSNIVNWWGVIGQQIGERDISVHCPIWLVADKKDWGPKRFKFNSEWFQNKDFIGFLEKEWKELEVHGRGDFVLKEKLRLLKSKLRWWNTNVFGKIDMELEEGVKEINVIDNLPLDVEKEVGERQKANRKFWTQLKIRENVLIQKARLKWLNEGDDNSKYFHAVVKGGLRCNFLGPISTSTGLLSKAEEVKEAVFEHFETKFKETGP from the coding sequence ATGTCTGGAGGTCTAATTATTATGTGGAATTCTAGGAATTTGGATGTTGTATGCAGTTTTAGGGGTGTTGGATATTTAGGTGTTAAAGTTATTTTGATGGAGAGGTTGTACTATATATGCAATGTTTATTCTCCTTGTAGTCTTTCTTTAAAATGTAATCTTTGGAACAGTCTGTTGGTTTTGAAAGATAGATTTAATGATGGAGAATGGCTGATAGGAGGAGACTTCAATGCTGTTAAAAACAGAGGGGAGAGGAAAGGTAGGACAGCGGTCGGAAATCATGCGGAATGGGACGAAGTTTCTAGTTTCATTAACGATATAGGGTTGTTGGATGTTTCTTGCAAAGGAAAGAAATTCAGTTGGTTTAGTAGTGACGGTAGACCGAAAAGTCGCATAGATCGCTTCTTGGTGTCTAGTAATATAGTGAATTGGTGGGGCGTTATAGGGCAACAAATTGGCGAAAGGGACATCTCCGTTCACTGTCCAATTTGGCTTGTTGCGGATAAGAAGGATTGGGGACCGAAGCGTTTCAAATTCAATAGTGAATGGTTTCAAAATAAGGATTTTATTGGATTTTTAGAGAAAGAATGGAAGGAGTTGGAAGTACACGGGCGTGGGgattttgttttgaaggaaaAGCTGAGGCTTCTTAAAAGTAAGCTTAGATGGTGGAACACAAACGTCTTTGGTAAGATAGATATGGAGTTGGAGGAAGGAGTTAAGGAGATTAACGTCATTGATAATCTTCCTTTGGATGTGGAAAAGGAGGTGGGAGAAAGACAGAAGGCGAATAGGAAATTTTGGACGCAACTTAAAATTAGGGAGAACGTGTTAATCCAAAAAGCGAGATTGAAGTGGCTCAACGAAGGTGATGATAATAGTAAGTATTTTCACGCGGTCGTGAAGGGGGGATTACGATGCAATTTCCTCGGTCCAATTTCTACGTCTACCGGGTTACTTAGTAAGGCGGAGGAAGTAAAGGAGGCGGTATTTGAACATTTTGAGACAAAATTCAAGGAGACCGGTCCTTGA